In one Brevibacillus choshinensis genomic region, the following are encoded:
- a CDS encoding DUF2935 domain-containing protein, which translates to MADVFVERSLEEIRFWSRIMKEHSLFLKLGFNCDDTKLIQEADRFYSIFEDIENQALAFSLDVDPQRIYDFNRIVHNAVSHIWAFKRKVLGFIIQCKIGGNNFPLLVDHVSREAAYFRNRLEQLNTGTLDPLPDAVINENVFFLHIMADHAKFINHLLDPSERKLVEQARDFSHDFDQLLFQAQDLDSMRPQSQTQPLLNQFVDQNRVSVRQLRDFKKTAHELIEECKIKSLIPPLLADHVFREASHFLEILDSFESALTMSR; encoded by the coding sequence ATGGCTGATGTATTCGTTGAAAGATCATTAGAAGAGATTCGATTTTGGTCTCGAATCATGAAAGAGCACTCTCTGTTTCTTAAATTAGGGTTTAATTGTGATGACACCAAATTAATTCAGGAAGCCGATCGTTTTTACAGCATCTTTGAAGATATTGAAAACCAAGCGCTCGCCTTCTCCCTAGATGTTGATCCTCAACGAATCTATGATTTCAATCGAATTGTTCATAATGCTGTTTCTCACATCTGGGCCTTTAAACGCAAAGTTCTTGGATTCATTATTCAATGCAAAATTGGCGGAAATAACTTCCCATTGCTAGTAGATCATGTAAGCAGGGAAGCTGCTTACTTCAGGAATCGGCTCGAACAACTTAATACGGGAACCCTAGATCCATTACCAGACGCCGTTATTAATGAAAATGTCTTTTTCCTTCACATCATGGCAGACCATGCCAAATTTATTAACCATTTACTCGACCCATCCGAAAGAAAACTAGTAGAACAGGCCAGAGATTTTAGCCATGATTTTGATCAACTATTATTTCAAGCACAAGATCTTGACTCCATGAGGCCACAATCACAAACGCAGCCCCTGCTCAATCAGTTTGTCGATCAGAATCGAGTCTCAGTCCGTCAATTACGCGACTTCAAAAAAACGGCTCACGAACTCATTGAGGAATGCAAAATTAAAAGCCTTATCCCTCCTTTACTCGCCGATCATGTTTTTAGAGAGGCCTCGCATTTCCTGGAAATATTGGATTCTTTCGAGAGTGCTTTAACGATGTCAAGGTAG